The sequence TTGAGACATCCAAATTCTGTAGAGCTGCCAAAATCTCCGTTGCATTAATTTGGTTTACACCAACACTGCTTAAATAGtcaggaaaatgtgaaaaatattcataatcacgatcactttcggaaaattcggtatatgtctcttgaaaaaaggttgcAAAACGAGTTTCATCAGCATTATCTCCTGATTTTTCATTTAAAGccattttcgatggaaaattgcTGACTTGGTTTTGGCAAATTTTGGAcatgatttgatttcattttcggttttAGCATTATACTCCGTAAGAGCCGAAGACATGGCTAAACTAAGTTGAtcgcaaatattcaaatagttttctaaattttcttgacttgtgtattgtttataaagtttatgagccttttgctttcggtttttcaaatttttgatttgtttgttgaaCCATATTGGGTTTTTTGAGTTATAATTGCGACGTTTCCTCACGAGTGGTACTTCATTCCGAACAATGTCtaataaaattgcataaaagtctgtaacagcacattcaatgtcagtttgattttgtaaaatttgttgccaattagctctgttcaatttttgtttaatgttgtcaaaatttgcatttttataatcgagaatattttcgaaatcataGCCATAAGGATCATGGTTCCGATGCACAAATACAGAGTATTCTATTGCTGTGTGAAATGCTTCATTTTTCCATAACGGCGATAGAGACTCATTTACACAGAAATCATCGAGAGTGTTTGTGAATAAAAAGTCCAAATAGCAATTTTGTCGATTGATTTGATTCAAGCCTAAACAtgcagttttttcaaaaataaattgtaaagtCTCATTTTCACCGACAACTGGCAGCAAAATACTTTCATTCTCAGAAtctggaatgaagtctgcattaCGTTGGTTGAAATCGCCGTAAATGTGAACTTTGAATTCAGGAGGAAAATGGGAAATAATTTCATCGGCATTATGGAAGAACTTTTCATATGAGGATTTACAAGCTTGATCTGGAGGAAAGTACACTGTTGCAAAATGTAAGTTTCACCATCAATATTCGTTTTTACCCACATGctcaaattcattaaatttggtaGAATCAATGAGCTCCGAATTATGTTTTGAGGAAATTGCGATGAGAACACCTCCGCCAGACATTCTTTGCGCTAAGACGAGATCTCGGTCATCTCTAAAAACATTATAATCACTACCAAAAACTTCCTCGCTTTTAACGCTTTCTGACCAACTTGTTTCAGTTCCTAAAATAACCGAGAAAGAGGAACTCAAAATTtgtttatgtatttcgttcattTTGATAGCACTTTTCATACGATTGAAGTTCTGACAGTATACAAGTAGTTCTGTTGCCTGTGCGTTTTGATGAAGTTTTTGGTAGTTCGTCAATGAAACGAGCGTTCtccgattttttaattttttaaattgaagatAAAAATTTTCTATAATAATAGCAAGAATTACAATTTCTATTacgttttctttttcttcttctatcttacGTTTAGTTCTTTCCTTAGTTCTTTCACTTAACTACGACTTATATTGCTCTGCTCCTGTGTCGTGATTCTGACCCCAGAGGTTCAATCTGTGACCACGCTTACGCATTTATAATTAAATGTAAtacatccctagtaacattttggttttatactggttttataacactcttgtaaaGTAAATTAtgatcttcaagagcgttataaaacttaaaatgctaCTTGGGATATTAACAAGCATGTAGCACACATACCAACTGACATTGAATGGTAGATGtacgtcggcgaataccaagcaggttttcgtgagggccgatcaacgacggatcagatgtttaccctgagacaaatccttgatgaattccgggagtacaacttgcagacacatcatctgtttattgatttcaaggcggcgtacgattcagggaaacggaatgaattatggcaaattatgcttgaacatggtttttcggcgaaactgatacggctgttTCGTATAGCATTGGACGGatcaaaatcaagtgtaagggttgcgggtgaaatatcgacgtcatttgtatTCTTAGATGTATTAAAGCAGAGTAATGCACTCtcaaatctactgttcaatatagcgctcgaaggAGCgtttaggagagctggtgtgcaaagaagcggtaccaatATCACAAGATCACATATGCTCCTTGGATTttcggacgatatcgatattatcgggattgatcgccgtgcgcCGCGGAAGAGGcgtttgtgccttttaagagggagacagcgaggattggactcacgatcaataccaacAAAACGAAGTATTTACAttgtcgctggcaatcaacgtgggttcattagtggtggtggtagcgaaatggtgctggatggtgaaaaatttgaagtggtagaagaatttgtgtatcttgaagcattagtgacgtgcgataatgatgttacccgcgaggtgaaaaggcgtattgcagctgcaaatagggcttattacggacttcgtaaccagcttaagtcccgtagtccgcaaacgaaaacaaaactcgcgctgtttactactctgattcttccggtggctttatacggccatgaaacagggacgttaaaggaggctgatcggagagctttcggagtgtttgagcataaggtgctgcggacactactcggcggtaaacaggagaacggtatctggcagcgtcgcatgaatcacgagttgtaccaggtgtataaagggctgtaTAATATTAAGCTTATTcgacacggcagactacggtgggctggtcacgttgttcgtatgccggaagaacgtcaagcgaagataatatttagtagagaacccgcgtacacgatggctttttgcagttgaagaggacctgagggctcAATGTTCAGGCCGACTGACCCAGGattgagtccagtggagaaagatactccattcggcgtaggtttatCGACGatctgtagcccatcaagtatcaagtaagttagACATTAGACTTTGTCCAACAAACAATGAAAATGTTTAATAATTCTGAAAAGATGCTTTACGCATCCAGCTATAGCGATACGCATCCGCCTATCAACCATAAATTATTCCCATAGCTTCATATAAACCAGCTTTATGACTTGCCAAAACTGAGTTTCTAAATGCTACTTGTAATAACTTTTCCCCATATCATGTTCATCTATGAACTTGATTAATAGGCTCCATATTGTTCCTCGTCGATGATACGCTGTTCGATCTCTAATTAAATTTCCTGCGAAGTTCAATTAACCTGCCTAACAAAGACCAGCCGGCCACCAGGCGTTTTGAAGAAAACCTGCCGAAACAGAAAGAAATCATCAGCAATCGGCACGACTCCGTGTTCGCGGAACGCCGCCCCCTCTCGAACGTTGGTGCGTTGGCTGTGGAGGCGAGGCAAACTTTTCGAATAAGAAATGATTGATACCGAACGCACCGGGATCAGACTGAGAGGCGTCGAGTTGATAAATTTCGAAAGTTTCCCCCGCTCAAGTTTTCGTCGGTGAGCTCCAGTTTCCTACGTGCCGATGAGTGGTGACCTGTCTTCGAACATCAAAAACTGCCTTCCCGGAAGAATCCGTTGTTTCCTGGCTCTGTGAAACCCGGTTCATTTTGCTTTGGTTCGTGATAATTAATTTTATCTCGCAGCACTCTAAGACTGGCTTCCGGTTACCTTTAATTTATCAAATGATAAGCACGGTTTGAATCATTTCAACCGCTCATGAACGGCTAACGAACAATACCAGAACACTGTCTTCTGGGTCAATGGAGAGAAGGTGATGGACGATATCTAATGTTACGAGAGAAGAAACGGGCTAATAGAGCATAGAGCGATGTCAGCTGAGTTCATTTTGATTAACGACACTTATACCGGATGTGACGTTGGTGTTTGTTTGTAAACTACCTTGGGCATGGTTTCAAGGTGTAACGCACTTCACTCCTTGTGAAGATTTATCGTCGGACGATCCGGAATGGGGTGGGGTTTTTGATTTTCGTGTCGAAATACCATCTATACCgcttctttgaaaaataatgagCATGtcaaaatctgatttcttgatttcatttcgtttcgttaatttacaaaaaattcgctagaaaaaactagcttttaacaaaatttaacggaattacGCGGAATTTCGAAGTAAATCTAATCTTATACCATCCTTTATATAACCAAAAATTTCGGTATACTGTACAaatttgtcgcctactacataACTACTGTTTTATTAGAAACGTTTAACAgtaaagtatctttaactaaaTTTTTGGGGATATTCCATTTTTTACGAAACAGATCCCACTCAATATTAACGACGTCGGGGttagagtgtaaatataatCAGATATGAAAAATTAATCATATTCGGAAGCAcccgctccacgatgaattcctttgaaagcgctACAAATGCTGGTGTATTGCTTTATCGCCAATAGTATATAAACAGGAACGTGGCGAATTATCACACCATACTCTTCCTTTACTATAACTCAGAGATTCTTAACCTGGGGTGAATGTTCCCCCGAGGGGTACCTTTGTTGGcaccagggggtacctcgaccaaaaatgtgtaatggcggatgttttggaattcaaataGAAACTTATTGATAATTTATGTTTGTGCTAATCACCGCGGAATAATTAAACACTTATTGATAATATTTGGATAATTGTGtaaaagcttggaagcctcctttcaagaggctcgggagcctgctttcaagaggctcggaagcctcctttcaagaggctcggaagcctcctttcaagaggctcggaagcctcctttcaagaggctcggaagcctcctttcaagaggctcggaagcctcttttttagatgctctgaagcctcctttcaagaggttcggatgcctcctttcaaggggctcggaagcctcctttcaagaggctcggaagcctccttcaagaggctcaagcctcctttcaagaggctcaggcctccttcaagaggcctggaagcctccttcaagaggctccggaagcctcccttcaagaggctcagcctcctttcaagaggcctggaagcctcctttcaagaggctcagaagcctcctttcaagaggctcgaaaacctcctttcaagaggctcaggaagcctcctttcaagaggcctggaagcctccttcaagaggctcggaagcctcctttcaagaggctcaggaagcctcctttcaagaggctcaggaagcctcctttcaagaggcaggaagcctcctttcaagaggcctggaagcctcctttcaagaggcctggaagcctcctttcaagaggcctggaagcctccttcaagaggctcaggaagcctcctttcaagaggctcggaagcctcctttcaagaggcctggaagcctcctttcaagaggcctcggaagcctcctttcaagaggctcggaagcctcctttcaagaggctcggaagcctcctttcaagaggcctgaagcctcctttcaagaggcctggaagcctcttttcaacaggcctggaagcctcctttcaagaggctggaagcctcctttcaagaggctcggaagccttctttcaagagactctggaagcctcctttcaagaggctcgaagcctcctttcaagaggcctggaagcctcccttcaagaggcctggaagcctcctttcaagaggcctggaagcctcctttcaagaggctcggaagcctcctttcaagaggctcggaagcctcctttcaagaggctcggaagcctcctttcaagaggctcggaagcctcctttcaagaggctcggaagcctcctttcaagaggctcggaagcctcctgtttcGGATTGGAACGAAGAAACCCGTTCTTACAGCAGTAATGACAGCTTCAAGCTAGAAGTATATTGTTTAGAATCCCGTACTGACAAATGTGTTTATAAATGCTTACATATTCGTGTCCTTCTGTATCGTCTACCCGAAACAAACCTCCTCAGCGAATTTAATTGGAAACACTCTATTTGCAAATGATCATCGTTAGTTCATTAATTTAGCAAAGCATTGAATTACTTACTTCGGTATTTATCTACTAAATTTTAAGTGTTTTTCTTTAAGGCTCAGTTCCGTACTATTAGTAGTAGCCTAACTGCCCTGTTGTTCCTTTACATTCCCCCACCCGCGTAGTTCCGAAAACCGTTCATACTATTCTACTTTCGCTGGAAGAATATCCAACAGTGCAAGCTTGACAGCAGGTCTAGTCAATACTCCGTCACTAGTCCGTACGATTGCACTTCTCACCTGCCCATCCTTTCCTGGGAACACTTCCTCAATACGTCCCCGCAGCCATCCGTTTCGTTTATTTGTTTCAATAATGAAGACTAAGTCCCCTGGTTCCAAGGCTTTAGTTGGCTGAAACCACTTCGTGCGTCTAGTCAATGTTGGCAAATATTCATGTACCCACCTTCTCCAGAATTGTAAGCTTCCAGCTGTCGCGTAACGCTGATCCCTCCACCACAAACGCCATTCTTGGTTGAACAATTCCCTGTGTGCCATGAAGAAGAAAGTGGGTCGGTGTGAGAGCTTCTTGCTCTGCGTTGTGTATTGGGATGTACGTCAGAGGACGTGAATTGACCACCGCTTCCGCTTCTAACACTATGGTCTCCAAGGCTTCATCATTTGGATGTCGTGGGTGTTCGGCTATTACCGCTATTGCTGCTTTGACCGAACGGACCATTCGCTCCCAGCACCCTCCCATGTGTGGAGCAGATGGTGGGTTGAAATGCCAAGTCGTTCTTGCATTTGTGAACGTTACTGcacaattttcatgaatatCCTGAATCTGCGCAGTCAAGATATTGTTGGCACCCTTGAAACAGGTTCCATTATCGGAATAAAACGCAGCGGGAGATCCTCTACGATTTACAAATCTTCGAATCGCCATAACGCAAGAGTGTGTCGAGAGGCTGTGGACGATCTCCAGATGCACTGCTCTTATGGTGAGGCATGTGAATAGCGCCACCCAGACCCAACGCTTCACCAAGCTCCGACCTTGTTTCACCATGATTGGTCCAAAATAATCTAAACCGGTGTAGTTAAATGGACGAATGTGTGGTGTGAGGCGGACCGCCGGAAGAGGCGCCATCATTGGCAAATGTGGAACGGCTTTCTTAATTTTACAACGTTGACAATCTTTGGAGATTCGCTTGATGACTTGACGCAATTGCGGAATTCTGAAGCGTTGACGAATTTCGTTGAAAACTGTGTCGTTGTACATGTGTAGGAACCGTCTGTGGTAGCTGTCCACAACGAGGCGTGTCAGGAGGTGCTCTTTCGGTAGAATTACTGGGTATTTGGTTTCAAATGGAATGGAAGGTGCTAGAGAAATTCTGCTATTCATCCTTATTACTCCAGCATCATCCATGAAAGGTGACTCCTGAATTATCTTACTGGTCTTTTCCAGAAGCTTTGGCGTTTCGTTGGGGTGTGTCAAGTTATACTTCAAAACATTATATTCATCTGGGTAGGTGTCAGATTGTGCTTGGCACCACAGGGTGTTTTCAGCCTGCAGAAGCTCGTCACTGGTTAAATCTCCGACAATCCTACCGCCACGAAAAGTCTGTACTGCACGATGTACAAACGCTGCCGTGCGTAATAGACGATTCCAGTTAGAGAATCTACTCACATCAAAGATTGGTTGTGGTAAGCTTCGATGAAGGTGGAAGGCGGCTCGTAATTCTTCTTTCGTATTCCATTGTTGTTTGAGCTGCTTTGGCCATTTGGATTGTGGTTGGTATAGGAAGGGCTCTCCAGTATACCAGCGATTGGTTGGGGtgaattcaattccatttccccACTTTGTGGCCTCATCAGCTACATTCTGTTTTGACGGAACATAATACCATTCGTCCACGTTGGAAGTATTAAGGATTTCGCCTACCCGGAACGCCACATAGGGATGGTACCTTCTGCTATCGGATTTGATCCAGGATAGAACGGTTGTTGAATCTGTCCAAAAGTATCGTGCCTCTACAGCAAGATTCAGAGCCGAGCAAATTGTTTCTATCAAGCGGCATCCAATAATACAAGCTTGAAGTTCGAGCCGTGGAATGGATAACGGTTTCAATGGAGCCACCTTCGTTTTGGCCGCAACAAGTACACATCGCACTTCTCCAGCTTGCACAATTCGAGAGTAGACTGCGCATGCGTACGCTAACTCACTTGCATCAACAAATATGTGCAGCTGAATGGAGGTGATGGGCATTTCTCTGCTTGTGACGCCCGAGAAACAACGTGGAACTTCAACTTCTTGCAAGTGCACCAACAGCCGTGTCCAGTCACCCCACATCCTATACAGCTCCGGTGTGATTTCGTCATCCCAATCTGTACCAGACCTCCAAATATGCTGCATCAGAATTTTTCCGTGGACAAGAAAATGAGCTATGAAACCATACGGATCGAACAGCGACATCACCAGTCTCAGCACTTGTCGCTTAGTTGGTACAGCTTGCTGTGTCAAGAGTTTCTTCATATCATCTTTCACATTTACTTCGAAGATAAACACATCTTTGTAGGGTTTCCACATCATTCCTCATCGAAGTTTCCACATCATTCCTCATCATTCATCATCGAAGTCAGCTGAACTTTCTAGATCGAGCGATTTATCTTGGGAACTCTCTGTTTCTCCCAGCTGTAGTAGAACATCGGGAACGTTCGACGTGAAGTTCCGAATTTCGAAGCCACCCAAGGCGTGAACGTGCTTGACTTCATTTACCAGCTGTACTGCTTCATCCACTGTGTCCACGCTATCAAGGTAGTCATCCACGTAGTGCGCATTGATAATTGCTTCTGCTGCTTTCGGAAACAGTGACTCGAACTCTCGGGCATTTTTATTCTTGATGAATTGAGCGATGCTAGGGGAGCATGTCGCACCAAAAGTTGCTACGTCCATTACGTAGATTTGTACTGGTTCTTTTTGACGTTCGCGGAATAAAAATCGTTGCGACTGCCTATCTTCCGAAGCAATACGAATCTGGTGGAACATTTCGCGGATGTCTCCACATATCGCGACCGATCTCTGCCGGAACCTAAGCAGAACAGCAAATAATGACGTCAACATATCTGGTCCTTTAAGAAGCAGGTCATTGAGAGACAACCCATTTACCCTTGCAGCAGCGTCCCAAATAAGGCGGACTTTTGAAGGTTTCTTTGGGTTTCTTACAACTCCTAGTGGTAAATACCACACCCTATTCGAATCCGCCAATAACTCGTATTCTGTAATTTTGTGCGCATATCCTTTTGTTTCGTACTCTCGAATTAGTTGTATTACCCTCGCTTTCAGCTCTTGGTCTTTTTCCAGCCGTTTCTCCAATGATTCCAGCCTACGCATGGCGAGTGGATAGCTATCAGGGAGAATTGGTTGATCATATTTCCAAAGCAACCCACTTTCGAACCCACATTGTGTCCTACGTGTTGTTTTCTCCATGATGCTACGTGCTCTGCTGTCATCTACGGACTCAATTGGGTTTGCTACCGCTGCTTCCTCAACTGCGAAGTATTGCTTCATCAAGTCATGTAACTCTCGGTTCCCCATTTTCTCCTCCACCATATGCACATAGAGCTGTTTGATCGGAACGGACTCCCCAGCCTGCTTGCCATAGACGCACCAGCCTAATCGTGTCTTCACTGCCACTGGCTCATTAGCCCTTCCTTCACGAACTTTGAGTGGAGTTAACAGTTGCGCATGTTCGATACCTATGATGATCCTTGGAGTCGCATTAGTATAACTTATCAGTGGAAGACCTCGCATATGactatatattttttgcagcTCTTCATACTGCAACGTCTGTCCTTGCAACTGCAGCTCTTCCACGGTGCGCACATTATTGACTTGAAACTTTGTCTTCATACCACGGCCGGATATGTTTACCGTTATTCGTTGTGATTCACGTTCTTTCTTCACGTGAGATGTTGCCCGTCCAACCGAGCAAGAGAGGTTGTACTGGACCCGAGATGTTCAAATCCGCTGCTAGCCCTGCTTCCATCAATGTCGTTTGGCAGCCATCGTCCAAGAAGGCATATGTTTCAATCCTTTTCCCCTTCGCCTCGAGTGTTACCGGCAAATAACGAAATAGACAGTAGCTCATTGTAGAATGGTGATTCTGTTGTACAACATGTTCATCAATGGATATTCTCCTCGTGTCTATCCTAGATTGATTTGCGATAGCCTCTGTAGCAGCCCGCGAATGTAGTAACGCATGATGGCGTAGTCGACAACCATCAATTGCACACGCCTTTTCGGAACGACATGGCCATTTTCGATGCGGAATTAAACACGTTCTGCACAGACCTCTGGTTTGAATTGCCTTCCACCGTCCATCTATGTCCAGAGCTTTGAATTGTGCGCATTCCACAATTTCATGGTTTTCGTCGGAGCAGTAGCAACAGCGTCTTCTTCCATCGGTTTTTGTTGGAGCTACATCGTTGATTCCTGTCTCGGAGTGTACATAAAGTCTTTGTTTCTCTTTTCCTAAATGTCCTGGTCTAGATGATTGACCCGAAGCGTCCATTGGGAGGGTCATGTCTGAAGCAGTATCTACCAACTCGGCCATGAATTCACCAAATGTTGACAAGTTGACATCGCCTTTCGCTCGCTTATACCAAGACCACTGCATCTTTATATGTGACGGAAGTTTTTCCACCAACTCATGAAGCAACATTGGATTGCGGAGATGATCTGTCAGTTGTGCCACGAACATATGGTCAACCAAATTTTGCACGGCCATGCCGAATGTGATCACCGACTGTAGATTGTCGGTTTTTGGTGAAGGAACATTTCGCAGTCCGCGTAGGAGGGTATGGATCAGTACTTCCGGTCTTCCATACAGCTTCCTAAGAGtttcccctagcagcacacatgacCCACAtaaggttactgcaactcttatgtgaccagatttagtcacaaccaagttgctgcaaccatttttgtcagacttgtgttgctcgggtcCATTACATGCGGTACAGAATCGGGCATTAACAGGCGACTTTTTACTGACTCCAGGGCGTGACCTTTTAGACATCGTTGAAGCCGTGCCAGATTCTCAGCATTTGTATAACCACAGGCCGTAGTAGTATTGTAAAACGAGCTTGAAAATAACGGCCAATCTTGTGGATCTCCAGCGAAGCTTGGTAGTTCGCGAGGCATAACCTGTCTTGCCGCCAATTGAGCTCCGCTAGGTGCTAACTGATGCAATCCTCCTAATTGCGGTATGCTTCCAAACGACTGTCTATCACTACACTGTTGTACATTCTGTTGTGGTACCATTCCACTCATATACGGATACTGCGCTGCAACTCTTATTGATGATCCTCGCGGATTGTCAGCTAGACGTGTACTAGTTAGGGAGGGTAATGAAGCCGATACCCCCGCGAATGGTACAGTGTttgaagacggtggtgccaaaggaGCTTGCCCGGCTACCATACTATCGAACGGTTGATCAAACATAACCGATCGTTTGATTGGTACAGCCTGTGACATATGGCCCGAGAATGTTACTCGCGTCTCCGCGATTGACGAtgtgttattattttcgaatctTGCACTTTCTGGGATAATATTGGATGACGGATATTGCAGTTTTCCCAGCCACGTATATGCGGGACCAGACGGTGGTTCGGTGCTCATTGATAGGTTTTTTATCGTAGTATTTACTACGGAAGAAGTAGCACCTTGTTGATGAGATGTACTAGCGCGAGGTACGTCAGACTGTACGATATTCGCCACTTTACCTGTCTGTGGTGTCGACGTCGAGGTCGGAACTCCTTTGGGTAACCCAACAGCAGGAGGCGCTGGGTTCTGCTTTTGAGCAGCTTGTGATGGATTGGCCTGGATAGACTGCTGAGACGATTCTTGATGCAGATTGACCCCTGAGCTACATAAGATCGGCGTAACTGTTTGGACAACTTGATCGCTGCTGAGCCAGGCCGCAACTTTCTCTCTACTTGCCTGACCACTCAGTTTACTTTTTATACTTGCGTTGTCATCTGCCAGGATAATATCCATTTTTTGCATAAGGAAGGCCTCGTCCTCCTCGGCTCTCTTTTTGCGGATTTCGTCTTCTTCCGCCCGTTGTTTGAGTTTGAGCGTCCGTTGTTCCTCTAGCTGTTGTAAAAGCAATTCCTTTCGCGTTCTGCTACTCACCGAACTTTGCTTGGATTTATCGGTCCGTTGACTGGTAACGTCATTGGTATCATCCACAGCACAATGGTTGCATTTCCAAGTCCCATCAGGATTGAGACTCGTCTCGGTGACCCCAACGCATCCCGGGTGGAACCAGGTATCACACATGTCACAGCCAACCA comes from Armigeres subalbatus isolate Guangzhou_Male chromosome 2, GZ_Asu_2, whole genome shotgun sequence and encodes:
- the LOC134209845 gene encoding uncharacterized protein LOC134209845 produces the protein MWKPYKDVFIFEVNVKDDMKKLLTQQAVPTKRQVLRLVMSLFDPYGFIAHFLVHGKILMQHIWRSGTDWDDEITPELYRMWGDWTRLLVHLQEVEVPRCFSGVTSREMPITSIQLHIFVDASELAYACAVYSRIVQAGEVRCVLVAAKTKVAPLKPLSIPRLELQACIIGCRLIETICSALNLAVEARYFWTDSTTVLSWIKSDSRRYHPYVAFRVGEILNTSNVDEWYYVPSKQNVADEATKWGNGIEFTPTNRWYTGEPFLYQPQSKWPKQLKQQWNTKEELRAAFHLHRSLPQPIFDVSRFSNWNRLLRTAAFVHRAVQTFRGGRIVGDLTSDELLQAENTLWCQAQSDTYPDEYNVLKYNLTHPNETPKLLEKTSKIIQESPFMDDAGVIRMNSRISLAPSIPFETKYPVILPKEHLLTRLVVDSYHRRFLHMYNDTVFNEIRQRFRIPQLRQVIKRISKDCQRCKIKKAVPHLPMMAPLPAVRLTPHIRPFNYTGLDYFGPIMVKQGRSLVKRWVWVALFTCLTIRAVHLEIVHSLSTHSCVMAIRRFVNRRGSPAAFYSDNGTCFKGANNILTAQIQDIHENCAVTFTNARTTWHFNPPSAPHMGGCWERMVRSVKAAIAVIAEHPRHPNDEALETIVLEAEAVVNSRPLTYIPIHNAEQEALTPTHFLLHGTQGIVQPRMAFVVEGSALRDSWKLTILEKVGT